Proteins found in one Loxodonta africana isolate mLoxAfr1 chromosome 21, mLoxAfr1.hap2, whole genome shotgun sequence genomic segment:
- the LOC135228337 gene encoding LOW QUALITY PROTEIN: polycystin-1-like protein 2 (The sequence of the model RefSeq protein was modified relative to this genomic sequence to represent the inferred CDS: inserted 2 bases in 1 codon; deleted 1 base in 1 codon): protein MPDQRCQAATKDLFQAVGSVLEASLSDRPEEPPEANSSQTATVPQLLRVVGHVQTALLQGRLPGGLPATLATPSISVYTNSRGFPVVQEMWGPFLTVTFSFLSRQLCFHLVARIQPRSWQGPSVHVAAANSATFTLPVASSLSSMADSHEPVDIRMMSFPRSPFPAHSRFDVSGTVGGLCLTSPSGELIPVKNLLENIEILLPRLWEGHGEPTVLNLSSPETLRVNLTSREAALGIHLHWRPRIPLMLSLGYGYRPNETSYDAKTHFPPIADPDGLSTWILSPEDLHFGEGVYYFTVVPACDLKLTVIRDLTVGITTFLSHCVFWDEVQETWDSSGCQVGPRTTPSQXHCLCNHLTFFGSTFLVMPNAVDVYQTAELFATFEDNPVVVTTVGCLCVAYVLVVMWARRKDAQDQAKVKVTVLEDNDPFAQYHYLVTVYTGHRRGAATSSKVTVTLYGLDGDNEPHHLADPDTPVFERGGMDVFLLSTLFPLGELQSLRLWHDNSGEQPSWYVSRVLVHDLAMDQKSHFLCNSWLSIDVGDCILDKVFPVAMEQDRKQFSYLFSMKTSSGFQDGHIWYSIFSRSPWSNFTCVQRVSCCFSLLLCTMLTSIMFWGVPKDPAEQKMDLGKIEFTWQEVMIGLESSLLMFPINLLIVQIFRNTRPRATKEQKTGKWGWGSSGLLPSPKPVEDDLLTPEAVTKDMWRLVSSLFKALKVPSPASGWDSANLMDINKLLALVEDVICPQNTAGQVFGEEAKKREDPLTLTRGSIRVKEKTQCPMPEVSLAGSQKDSAYRQCLYLQLEHVEHELQLLGPHGFPQHQSHTQALRQLQILKGCLGGQLGTSGPAYPSSLPMRRPPRGLPWWCLLVGWLLVAATSGVAAFFTMLYGLHYGRASSLKWLISMVVSFVESVFVTQPLKVLGFAAFFALVLKRVEDEEEPVASLAQPLSSPDPYALFPAQRNSRRDIYQPPLTTDVEKMKITHLKEQRAFALIREILAYLGFLWMLLLVAYGQRDPSAYHFNRHLQHSFTQGFSDVLSFQEFFTWANTTLINNLYSHHPGFITDGNSKLVGSAQIRQVRVRKSSCPLAEQLQTSFDGCQAPYSLDVEDLSDYGEGWNASAPNSSNGFPQAWQYQSQSQRRGILQYLFDNTWLDTLTRALFVEFTVYNANVNLFCIVTLTLETNALGGQPCL from the exons ATGCCA GACCAGAGATGCCAGGCAGCTACCAAGGACCTGTTTCAGGCTGTGGGCAGCGTGTTGGAGGCTTCCCTGAGTGATAGACCAGAAGAGCCCCCAGAGGCCAACAGCAGCCAG ACTGCCACAGTGCCACAGCTGCTTCGTGTTGTAGGGCATGTGCAGACAGCCCTTCTGCAGGGGAGACTGCCTGGGGGCCTGCCAGCCACGCTGGCCACCCCCTCCATCTCTGTGTACACAAACAG CCGGGGGTTCCCTGTAGTGCAGGAGATGTGGGGACCG TTTCTAACAGTGactttctcctttctctcccgGCAACTCTGTTTTCACCTTGTGGCCAGAATACAGCCACGGAGTTGGCAAGGCCCCTCTGTGCATGTTGCTGCTGCTAACTCTGCGACCTTCACTCTGCCTGTTGCCTCCTCCCTCAGCTCTATGGCAGACAGCCATGAGCCTGTGGACATACGG ATGATGAGTTTCCCAAGGAGCCCCTTCCCAGCCCATAGCCGCTTTGATGTCAGTGGGACTGTTGGTGGCCTCTGTCTGACCAGCCCTAGTGGAGAGCTCATACCCGTGAAGAATCTGCTGGAGAATATCGAG ATCCTGCTGCCCCGGCTTTGGGAAGGACATGGAGAGCCGACTGTGTTGAACCTGAGCAGCCCTGAAACTTTACGGGTGAACCTGACTTCACGGGAGGCAGCTTTGGGGATACATCTGCACTGGAGACCTAGAATCCCACTCATGCTCAGCCTGGGCTATGGCTACCGCCCTAACGAGACCAGCTACGATGCCAAAACTCACTTTCCGCCAATAGCTGATCCAG ACGGCCTGTCCACATGGATCCTGAGCCCAGAGGATCTGCATTTTGGAGAAGGTGTCTACTATTTTACTGTGGTCCCTGCCTGTGACCTGAAGCTGACTGTCATCAGGGACCTCACAGTTGGCATCACCACCTTCCTGTCCCATTGTGTGTTCTGGGATGAGGTCCAGGAAACTTGGGACAGCTCTGGGTGCCAG GTGGGGCCACGGACCACCCCCTCCCA ACACTGCCTCTGCAACCACCTCACCTTCTTTGGAAGCACATTCCTGGTGATGCCCAATGCCGTCGATGTCTACCAGACTGCTGAGCTCTTTGCCACCTTTGAAGACAACCCAGTGGTCGTGACTACAGTTGGCTGCCTCTGTGTGGCCTATGTGCTGGTGGTGATGTGGGCGAGGAGGAAGGACGCTCAGGATCAGGCCAAG GTGAAGGTCACAGTGCTGGAGGACAATGATCCCTTTGCCCAGTACCACTATCTGGTGACAGTCTACACTGGACATCGGCGGGGGGCAGCCACCTCCTCAAAG GTGACAGTCACTCTGTATGGCTTGGATGGAGACAATGAGCCCCACCACCTGGCAGACCCTGACACCCCGGTTTTTGAGCGAGGAGGAATGGATGTCTTCTTGCTCTCCACCCTGTTCCCCCTGGGGGAACTGCAGAGCCTCAGGTTGTGGCATGACAACTCAGGGGAACAGCCGTCCTG GTATGTGAGCCGGGTGTTGGTCCATGATCTGGCAATGGACCAGAAGTCGCATTTCCTCTGCAACTCTTGGCTGTCCATTGATGTTGGGGACTGCATCCTCGACAAGGTGTTTCCAGTGGCCATGGAGCAGGACAGGAAACAAtttag CTACCTGTTCTCCATGAAGACTTCCTCTGGCTTCCAGGATGGGCACATTTGGTATTCCATCTTCAGCCGCTCCCCTTGGAGCAACTTCACATGCGTCCAGAGGGTgtcctgctgcttctccctgctcCTCTGCACCATGCTGACCAGCATCATGTTCTGGGGTGTCCCCAAGGACCCAGCCGAGCAAAAGATGGACCTGG GCAAAATTGAATTCACTTGGCAGGAAGTGATGATTGGGCTGGAGAGCTCGCTCCTCATGTTCCCCATCAACCTATTGATCGTTCAGATCTTTAGAAATACCCGTCCTCGGGCCACCAAGGAGCAAAAGACTGGGAAATGGGGCTGGGGGTCTTCCGGCCTGCTCCCCTCCCCAAAACCAGTAGAAGATGATCTTCTGACCCCTGAAGCAGTGACCAAG GATATGTGGCGACTTGTCAGCTCACTGTTTAAAGCTCTCAAGGTACCATCCCCTGCCTCAGGCTGGGACTCGGCAAACTTGATGGACATCAACAAACTTCTGGCCTTGGTGGAAGACGTCATTTGTCCTCAGAACACAGCAGGACAGGTGTTTGGTGAGGAAGCTAAAAAAAGAGAGGACCCTTTAACCCTCACCCGTGGTTCCATACGTGTCAAAG AGAAAACACAGTGCCCCATGCCCGAGGTGTCCTTGGCTGGCTCTCAGAAGGACAGTGCCTACAGGCAGTGTCTCTACCTCCAGCTGGAGCACGTCGAACACGAGCTGCAGCTGCTAGGGCCCCATGGCTTTCCCCAGCACCAGAGCCATACCCAGGCCCTCAGGCAGCTACAGATCCTGAAGGGCTGCCTGGGGGGACAGCTAGGCACCTCAGGCCCAGCATATCCCAG CTCCCTGCCAATGAGGAGGCCCCCTCGTGGCCTGCCCTGGTGGTGCCTCCTGGTGGGCTGGCTCCTGGTGGCTGCCACCAGTGGTGTGGCAGCCTTCTTCACCATGCTCTATGGCCTGCACTATGGGCGTGCCAGCTCCCTTAAGTGGCTCATCTCTATGGTGGTCTCCTTTGTGGAAAGCGTGTTTGTCACCCAGCCCCTGAAG GTGCTGGGGTTCGCTGCTTTCTTTGCACTGGTGTTGAAGAGAGTAGAGGACGAAGAGGAGCCTGTGGCCTCCCTGGCACAACCTCTGTCTAGCCCAG ATCCCTATGCCTTGTTCCCAGCACAAAGAAACAGCAGAAGGGACATCTACCAGCCGCCTCTTACCACTGATGTTGAGAAGATGAAAATCACCCACCTTAAGGAACAGAGAGCATTTGCCCTAATCAGAGAAATCTTGG CATACCTGGGCTTCCTGTGGATGCTGCTACTGGTGGCCTATGGACAGAGAGACCCCAGCGCCTACCACTTCAACAGACACCTTCAACACAGCTTCACCCAGGGCTTTTCAGACGTGCTGAGCTTCCAGGAGTTCTTCACATGGGCGAACACCACCCTCATAAACAACCTGTACAGTCACCACCCAG GCTTTATCACTGATGGGAACTCCAAGCTGGTTGGCAGTGCCCAGATTCGCCAAGTGAGAGTCCGGAAAAGCTCTTGTCCTCTTGCTGAGCAGCTGCAGACTTCTTTTGATGGCTGCCAGGCACCATATTCCCTGGATGTTGAAGACCTGTCAGACTATGGGGAAGGCTGGAATGCCTCCGCCCCCAATAGCAGCAATGGCTTTCCCCAGGCTTGGCAGTACCAGAGCCAGAGCCAGCGCCGAGG AATACTCCAGTATCTCTTCGACAACACCTGGCTGGACACCCTGACCAGAGCTCTGTTTGTGGAGTTCACTGTCTACAATGCCAATGTCAACCTGTTCTGCATCGTCACTTTGACCCTGGAGACCAACGCCCTGGGTGGGCAGCCTTGTTTGTGA